The following are from one region of the Nicotiana tomentosiformis chromosome 7, ASM39032v3, whole genome shotgun sequence genome:
- the LOC138896307 gene encoding uncharacterized protein yields MATPPNFEEGQSMYRPSRFNDQYYGWWKKRMHDFIMAEDSELWDVICDGPFDPMKIVDEGTTTIPKPRKEFNDADRKAIKKHFRAKKIFVCGIGPDEYNCISACQSAKEIWEALQTAHEGTTQVK; encoded by the coding sequence ATGGCTACTCCACCAAACTTCGAGGAAGGACAATCAATGTACAGACCATCTAGATTCAACGACCAATACTATGGTTGGTGGAAAAAAAGAATGCATGATTTCATCATGGCTGAGGACTCAGAGTTGTGGGATGTAATATGTGATGGACCTTTTGATCCCATGAAAATTGTTGATGAGGGAACaactacaatcccaaaaccgagAAAAGAGTTCAACGATGCTGATAGAAAGGCTATTAAGAAGCATTTCAGGGCAAAAAAGATTTTTGTCTGTGGCATCGGACCAGATGAATACAACTGCATCTCAGCTTGTCAGAGTGCtaaggagatctgggaagctctTCAAACAGCACACGAAGGGACAACTCAAGTCAAGTAG
- the LOC138896308 gene encoding sporulation-specific protein 15-like: MKDVESIQDMHTRFTSIINELNSLGEIIPRNKLVRKILSVLPGSWESKVNAITKAKDLQKLTIDELIVKRNQVLDKKFKRNDTADNVGKQALAVWGDFSSESGDDDDQGDNSMMAVESEAAEYDSIFALMAKSDEDEEDDDGDEVNFLDVQRNLKSYSQKKLIYLANILIDAYNSLINNKNVLTTELGEIKHERDDIVVVTVYLRETIKNLKRKKDILTERSANIEHERDELLVVVVDLKETIEELRRESRPMNIKKEKEVESEAHLRLENELKSVKSSLCAELEQNRQLQEDLGRVKNDLEKSLKWTWYSDAITAIFLTKADQDGELSNIPGEVIDIANGKADMMSQVKDSNDNGTAESPVDIEKLDSTITTTEAENGVADAGFKPDQWQETRLPSQFFPLKLSPRISRKH, encoded by the exons ATGAAGGACGTcgagtccattcaggacatgcacacTCGCTTCACCTCTATTATCAATGAGCTTAACTCACTGGGAGAAATCATTCCCAGGAACAAACTTGTCAGGAAAATACTTAGTGTATTACCTGGTTCCTGGGAAAGCAAAGTAAACGCCATCACAAAGGCAAAAGATTTGCAGAAgctgaccattgatgaactcattg TCAAAAGGAACCAGGTTCTTGACAAAAAGTTCAAGAGAAATGATACCGCTGACAATGTTGGGAAACAAGCTCTTGCTGTATGGGGAGACTTCTCCAGCGAATCTGGAGATGATGATGATCAAGGTGACAACTCCATGATGGCAGTAGAAAGTGAAGCAGCTGAATATGATTCCATATTTGCTCTAATGGCTAAATCAGATGAGGATGAGGAAGACGACGATGGAGATGAGGTAAACTTTTTGGATGTTCAAAGAAATCTGAAATCATATTCTCAAAAGAAGCTTATATACTTGGCTAAtattttaattgatgcttataACAGTCTCATTAATAATAAAAATGTGTTAACCACGGAACTAGGAGAAATAAAACACGAGAGAGATGATATAGTGGTGGTTACGGTTTATTTAAGAGAGACCATTAAgaatttaaaaaggaaaaaggatATTTTGACTGAGAGAAGTGCAAACatagagcatgagagagatgaaCTATTGGTAGTAGTTGTAGACCTAAAGGAAACAATTGAGGAACTCAGAAGGGAAAGTAGGCCTATGAACATTAAAAAGGAAAAGGAAGTTGAAAGTGAGGCACACCTTAGGCTTGAAAATGAGCTAAAATCCGTGAAATCTAGTCTGTGTGCTGAGCTTGAGCAAAACAGACAACTTCAGGAAGATCTAGGCAGAGTGAAGAATGACCTAGAAAAATCTCTTAAGTGGACCTGGTACTCTGATGCAATCACTGCTAT ATTTTTGACAAAGGCTGATCAAGATGGAGAGTTATCAAATATCCCTGGTGAAGTTATTGACATCGCAAATGGAAAGGCTGATATGATGAGTCAGGTCAAGGATTCAAATGACAATGGCACAGCTGAATCTCCAGTTGACATAGAGAAACTCGATTCCAcaatcacaacaactgaagctgaAAACGGAGTTGCTGATGCA GGATTCAAACCAGATCAATGGCAAGAAACGCGCTTGCCTTCTCAGTTTTTCCCTCTTAAATTGAGCCCAAGAATATCAAGGAAGCATTAA